A single window of Zea mays cultivar B73 chromosome 10, Zm-B73-REFERENCE-NAM-5.0, whole genome shotgun sequence DNA harbors:
- the LOC103641883 gene encoding elongation factor G-2, chloroplastic, with product MAAEAPVRAPAAARSARRPAAVVSASRLLLGYGPFLAPRFAAERAAVAGPAAGLCARPRKPRLSVVAMAGTDRQVPLHDYRNIGIMAHIDAGKTTTTERVLYYTGRNYKIGEVHEGTATMDWMEQEQERGITITSAATTAFWNKHRINIIDTPGHVDFTLEVERALRVLDGAICLFDSVAGVEPQSETVWRQADKYGVPRICFVNKMDRLGANFFRTRDMIVANLGAKPLVIQLPIGSEDNFQGVVDLVRMKAIVWTGEELGAKFEYRDIPADLQEMAQDYHVQMLETIIELDDDVMEKYLEGTEPDEETVKKLIRKGTISASFVPVLCGSAFKNKGVQPLLDAVVDYLPSPLDLPPMKGTDPEDPEILLERQPSDDEPFSGLAFKIMTDPFVGSLTFVRIYSGKLIAGSYVLNANKDKKERIGRLLEMHANSKEDIPVAVTGDIVALAGLKDTITGETLCDPDKPVVLERMEFPDPVIKVAIEPKTKADADKMATGLIKLAQEDPSFHFSRDEETNQTVIEGMGELHLDIIVDRLKREFKVEANVGAPQVNYRESISKVAEIQYVHKKQSGGSGQFADILVRFEPLEAGSGYEFKSEIKGGAVPKEYVPGVMKGLEESLPNGVLAGYPVVDFRAVLVDGSYHDVDSSVLAFQIAARGAFREGMRKAGPRLLEPIMRVEVITPEEHLGDVIGDLNSRRGQVNSFGDKPGGLKVVDAFVPLAEMFQYVSTLRGMTKGRASYTMQLAKFDVVPQHIQNQLSTAKAEEAAA from the exons ATGGCCGCCGAGGCGCCCGTGCGGGCCCCTGCCGCGGCGCGGTCCGCGCGCCGGCCGGCCGCCGTCGTCTCCGCCTCGCGCCTCCTCCTCGGCTACGGCCCTTTCCTCGCGCCGCGCTTCGCCGCCGAGCGCGCCGCGGTGGCAGGCCCCGCGGCCGGACTCTGCGCGCGCCCGCGTAAGCCACGCCTTTCGGTCGTCGCCATGGCCGGCACCG ATCGCCAAGTGCCTTTACATGATTACCGCAATATTGGTATTATGGCCCATATAGATGCAGGAAAGACAACAACTACTGAGCGCGTTCTGTATTACACTGGAAGGAACTACAAGATTGGCGAAGTTCATGAGGGAACAGCTACGATGGACTGGATGGAACAAGAACAAGAGAGAGGAATAACCATTACATCTGCAGCAACGACTGCCTTCTGGAACAAACACAGAATCAACATTATTGATACTCCTGGCCACGTCGACTTCACTCTTGAGGTTGAACGTGCTCTGAGGGTGTTGGACGGTGCTATATGTCTCTTTGACAGTGTTGCTGGGGTAGAACCACAATCTGAAACTGTGTGGCGCCAGGCAGATAAGTATGGGGTTCCAAGAATATGTTTCGTGAACAAAATGGACCGCCTTGGAGCTAACTTCTTTAGAACTAGAGACATGATAGTTGCAAACTTGGGTGCCAAACCGTTGGTGATTCAGTTGCCGATTGGTTCGGAGGACAATTTCCAAGGGGTTGTTGATCTAGTCAGAATGAAAGCTATTGTATGGACAGGGGAGGAGCTGGGTGCAAAATTTGAATACAGAGACATACCTGCTGATCTCCAAGAGATGGCTCAGGATTATCACGTTCAAATGCTGGAAACTATTATTGAATTGGATGATGATGTTATGGAGAAATATCTTGAAGGAACCGAACCAGACGAGGAAACTGTTAAGAAATTAATCAGAAAGGGAACAATTTCAGCCAGCTTTGTCCCAGTTTTATGTGGTTCAGCATTCAAAAACAAGGGTGTCCAGCCATTGCTTGATGCTGTTGTCGATTACCTGCCATCTCCACTTGATCTACCTCCAATGAAGGGTACTGACCCAGAAGACCCTGAAATACTACTTGAAAGGCAACCAAGTGATGATGAACCATTTTCTGGGTTAGCTTTCAAGATCATGACTGATCCGTTCGTGGGGTCACTAACATTTGTTCGCATATACTCCGGGAAGCTGATAGCTGGTTCATATGTTCTCAATGCAAATAAAGACAAGAAAGAGAGAATCGGAAGGCTTCTTGAGATGCACGCAAACAGTAAGGAAGATATACCAGTTGCTGTGACAGGTGACATAGTAGCGCTTGCTGGTCTGAAAGACACGATTACTGGTGAAACACTCTGTGACCCAGACAAGCCTGTAGTGCTTGAACGTATGGAATTCCCTGACCCTGTCATTAAGGTTGCTATTGAACCCAAGACCAAAGCCGATGCTGACAAAATGGCTACTGGCTTAATCAAGCTTGCCCAAGAAGACCCGTCATTCCACTTCTCTAGAGACGAGGAAACGAACCAGACTGTTATCGAAGGAATGGGAGAACTGCATCTTGATATCATTGTAGACAGACTAAAGAGGGAGTTCAAG GTTGAAGCAAACGTTGGAGCTCCACAAGTCAACTACCGTGAAAGTATTTCCAAAGTTGCAGAAATACAATATGTCCACAAAAAGCAGTCTGGTGGATCCGGGCAGTTCGCAGACATTCTTGTGCGGTTTGAACCTCTGGAAGCTGGAAGTGGGTACGAGTTCAAGAGTGAAATCAAGGGAGGGGCAGTGCCCAAAGAATATGTACCAGGAGTGATGAAAGGGTTGGAAGAGAGCTTACCCAACGGTGTCCTGGCCGGTTACCCAGTTGTGGACTTCCGGGCCGTGCTGGTTGATGGCTCGTATCATGATGTCGACTCAAGCGTCTTAGCGTTCCAAATCGCAGCCAGAGGAGCCTTCCGTGAGGGGATGAGGAAAGCCGGTCCAAGGCTTCTCGAGCCTATAATGAGAGTTGAAGTGATAACTCCTGAAGAGCACCTGGGCGATGTTATCGGTGATCTGAACTCTAGAAGAGGACAGGTTAACAGCTTCGGGGATAAGCCTGGTGGGCTCAAG GTGGTCGATGCTTTTGTGCCACTCGCTGAGATGTTCCAGTACGTCAGCACCCTCCGGGGGATGACCAAGGGGCGAGCGTCCTACACGATGCAGCTGGCCAAGTTTGACGTCGTCCCGCAGCACATCCAGAACCAGCTCTCCACAGCAAAAGCAGAGGAAGCTGCTGCTTAG